From Pelosinus fermentans DSM 17108, the proteins below share one genomic window:
- a CDS encoding prephenate dehydrogenase, which produces MKVKHITIIGLGLIGGSLGLALKKQCGEALKVTGVDHDQETLELAVQRGAVDYSTNDWKRGVEQADIIFLCTPVLQIIPIVEQILPYVKVGGILTDVGSTKGFLAEKLLYMMPSGVHYVSGHPMTGIERSGIMAADRGLFKDKWYILIPEASTSPEAVEIISQTLTWTGARITTMDLYDHDQCAAIISHIPHVVAAALVNLLGKYPALEESFKLVGGGFRDTTRIASSNADMWADICLTNSQPITQSLLQLKELLDEMIQAVEKADRPAIHHFFKRAKVRRDILIEETDSHVV; this is translated from the coding sequence ATGAAGGTGAAGCATATTACAATCATTGGTTTAGGGCTAATTGGTGGCTCTCTTGGTTTAGCATTGAAAAAGCAGTGTGGAGAAGCGCTAAAAGTAACAGGGGTTGATCATGATCAGGAAACGTTAGAGCTTGCTGTACAGCGCGGTGCTGTAGATTACAGTACGAATGATTGGAAAAGGGGTGTAGAACAAGCTGATATTATCTTTTTATGTACTCCTGTACTGCAAATCATACCGATTGTAGAACAAATTTTGCCCTATGTAAAAGTTGGCGGCATTTTAACAGATGTAGGCAGTACGAAAGGATTCCTAGCAGAAAAATTGCTGTATATGATGCCTTCTGGTGTTCATTATGTAAGTGGGCATCCTATGACGGGGATCGAGAGAAGTGGTATTATGGCAGCGGATCGAGGATTATTTAAAGATAAATGGTATATTCTAATCCCAGAAGCATCTACCTCTCCTGAGGCTGTTGAAATCATCTCTCAGACACTTACCTGGACCGGAGCTAGAATTACTACAATGGACTTATACGATCATGATCAATGTGCGGCAATCATTAGCCATATTCCACATGTAGTAGCTGCTGCTCTTGTGAACCTCTTAGGCAAATATCCAGCTTTGGAGGAAAGTTTTAAATTAGTAGGTGGCGGGTTTCGTGATACTACCCGTATTGCTTCTTCTAATGCCGATATGTGGGCAGACATCTGTTTGACAAATTCTCAGCCTATTACCCAAAGCCTATTGCAGCTAAAAGAGTTGCTGGATGAAATGATTCAAGCTGTAGAAAAAGCTGATCGTCCAGCCATACATCATTTTTTCAAGAGAGCGAAAGTTCGAAGGGATATTTTAATAGAAGAAACAGACTCCCATGTCGTCTAA